From Cryptosporangium aurantiacum:
GGCCGGGGCCAGCGGCAGCGGCGCCGCCGAGAGCCGGACGCCCCGCCGCAGCGGCAGCGTCAGCCGGAACTGCGCACCGAGCCCCGGCCAGCCCCACACCTGCAGCCATCCGTCGTGCAGCCGGGCGTCCTCGCGGCTGATCGAGAGCCCCAGCCCGGTACCGCCGGTCTGCCTGGCCCGGGACGGGTCGGCGCGCCAGAAGCGGTCGAACACCGCCTGGGCCTCCCCCGGCCGCAGCCCGACGCCGTAGTCCCGCACGGTGATCGCGAGCGCGTCCGCGTCGCTGGCCAGCGTGATCCGCACCGGCCGGCCCTCGCCGTGCTCGATCGCGTTGCCGAGCAGGTTGCGCAGGATCCGCTCGACCCGGCGCGGGTCCACCTCTGCCACGACCGGCTCGTCCGGCATCCCGACCTCCAGGACCGAGCCGGTGCGGTCGGCCAGCTGGGTGAGGCCGTCGACGGTCCGGGTCACCAGCGTCCGCACATCGACGTCCTCCGGTTCGAGGACGGCGGCGCCGCTGTCGTAGCGGCTGATCTCCAGCAGGTCGTTGAGCAGCGACTCGAACCGGTCGACCTCATTGGAGAGCAACTCGGTGGAGCGCGCCAGCGCGGGCGGGAACGTGTCGGCGGCGGCGTGGATGACGTCGGCGGCCATCCGCACGGTGGTCAGCGGCGTGCGCAGCTCGTGCGACACGTCAGCGGTGAACCGCTGCTGCAGCCGCGACAGGTTCTCCAGCTGGACGATCTGCCGCTGCAGGTTCGCGGCCATCTGGTTGAACGAGTGCGCGAGCCGGGCCAACTCGTCCTCGCCGCGCACCACCATCCGTTCCTCGAGCAACCCGGCGGAGAGCCGCTCGGCGGTGCGCGCGGCGACCCGCACCGGCGTCACCACCTGTCTGGCCACGATCGCCGCGATCGCCGCGAGCAGCAGCAACAGCAGCGCGCCGATCGCGGTCAGCGAGTTCCCCACCAGCCCGACCGTGGCCACCTGGTCGTCCAGCGGGAAGAAGTAGTAGAGGTCGAAGCGGCCGGCCTGGGTCTCGACCGGCGCCGCGACCACGAGGAACGGACGCTCCGCCCGGTCGTCGATCGACGTCCGGGTGAACTGGTAACCGCGCTGTTTGCCGGACGCGATCAGCCGGGTGAGTTCGGCGGGCGGCCGGACGTCGTCCGGGTCGTAGCTGAAGACGTACTTCGGCGGGAGCCGCGGGTTGTCGGTCTGCTGCACCGCGACCGCGAAGCCGGCGCTGCGCGGAGCGCGCGCCGAAAGGTTGACGGCGGCCAGCCGCAGCGCGTTGTCCAGCTCCGGGTCGTCCGGACCGTTGAGCTCGGCCAGCTCGCCGCCCAGGTACGTCGCTCCGCTGGCCAGCTGGGCCAGCGCCTGTTCCCGCTCGGCCGCGACCAGGCCGTCGGTCACTCGGTGCACGACGAACAGCCCCAACGCCACGGTCATGACGCTGCTCGCCAGCAGCGTGCTGGTCACCACCCGGAGCTGCAGCGAACGCCGCCACCGGGCGAGCACCCGCGACGCCAGCCACCGCACCGCACGCCGGAGCCGTTCGTACCCGCGGCGGAGCGAGCCGGACCGTGCGGTACCCGGGGACGTCCCCGGGGCCACGGCAGTGCCGGGGACCACGGGGTCGTCGGGTCGGGCCCGTTGTCTCACCCGGTGCCCGCCTTGTAGCCGACTCCGCGCACGGTGAGCACCACCTCGGGGTGCTCCGGGTCCCGCTCGACCTTCGCCCGGAGCCGCTGGACGTGGACGTTCACCAGCCGGGTGTCGGCGGCGTGCCGATATCCCCAGACCTGCTCGAGCAGCACTTCCCTGGTGAAGACCTGACGCGGCTTACGGGCCAGCGCGACCAGCAGGTCGAACTCCAGCGGCGTCAGTGCGATCGGGGCTCCGTCGCGGGTCACCGAGTGCCCGGGGACGTCGATCTGGACCTGGGCTTGCGGCGGCCCGATCGTCAGCGTCTCCGGCGGCACCTCCTCGCCGCGTCGCAGCCTGGCCCGTACCCGGGCCACCAGTTCCTTGGGTTTGAAGGGCTTGACGACGTAGTCGTCCGCACCCGACTCCAGCCCCAGGACGACGTCGACGGTGTCGCTCTTGGCCGTCAGCATCACGATCGGCACGCCGGATTCCGCGCGCACCGCCCGGCAGACGTCGAGCCCGCTCATGCCGGGGAGCATGAGATCGAGCAGGACAAGATCGGGGCGGGTTTCCCGGAAAACCGTAAGTGCGGCTTCACCGTCCGCAACAAACGACGGGGAGAAACCCTCACCACGCAGCACGATTCCGAGCATCTCGGCCAGGGCAGGATCGTCGTCGACCACCAGCACACGCGCTCTCATGCCCACATGGTGGCACTCTCGGCAACGAGTTGCCCGGCCGCCGCCGTACAGACGCGCCGGATCGCTGTCGCGCGGGCGTGACAGGATGGCCCCCATCAGTTTCCGGGAGGGGGCGATACGCGGGTGAGCACGGTGACCGCACCGGCTCCACCGGTCGGGCTGCCCCCGCTGTCCGCCGGGCCGGGTTCCGGGCCGGTTCCGCTCCGGCCACTGTCGGTCGGCGAGATCCTCGACGGCGGCATGGACCTGCTCCGCAGGCACCCGGGCCCGACGCTCGGTGTCGCCGGCGTGATGGTCGTTCTGCAGCTGTTGATCAGCGTGCCGCTCTGGTGGGTTCTCACCAGCCTGCTCAGCCGCGACTCCGGCTCGCCGGGCACCGACATTCTGCTGCTGATCCTGACGCTGACCGCGTTCTCGGTGGTCGCGTCGCTGGGTTCGACGGTGTCGGCGGTGCTCACCAGCGCGTCGTGCGCGATCGCGGTGGTCCAGGAGACGGCGGGCGCCCCGACGTCGCTGGCCGTGTGCTGGGCTCGCCTGCGTCCGATGTTCGGCAGGCTGCTGCTGCTGGCCCTGGCGCTGACCGGGATCAACACGCTGATCGCGGCGATCCCGATCATCGGCTACTTCGTGCCGCTGTTCGGTGGCCTCATGCGGCTGTCGGTGCTGGTCCTGATCTTCGAGGGCGGCTCGATCGGTAGCGCGCTGAAGCGCGGCGTGCAGGTCGGGGGCGGCACCGGGGTCGGCCTGTTCCGGCAGCTCGGCATCCGGCTGCTGGCCGGCGTCGTCAGCGGCATCATCTGGTTCATCATGTTCTTCCCGCTGAGCGTCATCCTCGGCCTGGTGGTGGAGCTGATCGTCGGCGAAGATCCGCTGGTCACCGGCGACCACGGCGCGCTGCTGCTGCTCACGCTCTCGATCGCGGTGGCGTACTACCTGCCGCTGGTCGTCGTCTGGGCGTTCCGGTCCGGCATCGACACGCTGCTCTATCTGGACGGCCGGATGCGTACCGAAGCGCTGGACGTCGAGTGGGGGCTCGCGGCCCGGCGGTCCCGACTGAGCCGACTCCGCGGGGGACTTGTCCGATGATTTCAGCGCTCCCGCTCGAGCCGTACCCACGGCAGCCG
This genomic window contains:
- the mtrB gene encoding MtrAB system histidine kinase MtrB; this translates as MRQRARPDDPVVPGTAVAPGTSPGTARSGSLRRGYERLRRAVRWLASRVLARWRRSLQLRVVTSTLLASSVMTVALGLFVVHRVTDGLVAAEREQALAQLASGATYLGGELAELNGPDDPELDNALRLAAVNLSARAPRSAGFAVAVQQTDNPRLPPKYVFSYDPDDVRPPAELTRLIASGKQRGYQFTRTSIDDRAERPFLVVAAPVETQAGRFDLYYFFPLDDQVATVGLVGNSLTAIGALLLLLLAAIAAIVARQVVTPVRVAARTAERLSAGLLEERMVVRGEDELARLAHSFNQMAANLQRQIVQLENLSRLQQRFTADVSHELRTPLTTVRMAADVIHAAADTFPPALARSTELLSNEVDRFESLLNDLLEISRYDSGAAVLEPEDVDVRTLVTRTVDGLTQLADRTGSVLEVGMPDEPVVAEVDPRRVERILRNLLGNAIEHGEGRPVRITLASDADALAITVRDYGVGLRPGEAQAVFDRFWRADPSRARQTGGTGLGLSISREDARLHDGWLQVWGWPGLGAQFRLTLPLRRGVRLSAAPLPLAPADAGSRYPRAIEAPRPPELAEVPPQENGETERRA
- the mtrA gene encoding MtrAB system response regulator MtrA gives rise to the protein MRARVLVVDDDPALAEMLGIVLRGEGFSPSFVADGEAALTVFRETRPDLVLLDLMLPGMSGLDVCRAVRAESGVPIVMLTAKSDTVDVVLGLESGADDYVVKPFKPKELVARVRARLRRGEEVPPETLTIGPPQAQVQIDVPGHSVTRDGAPIALTPLEFDLLVALARKPRQVFTREVLLEQVWGYRHAADTRLVNVHVQRLRAKVERDPEHPEVVLTVRGVGYKAGTG